The region GTTATTACTCGGTCCGAAGAGAGACTAACTGAACCGCAGGTTAAACAATTCTCTATGATGCCTTGAACATTTTAGCATTTGGATCCCTTTGTTCTCCTTAGTAATCTTAAAAAGTCAATGTAGGTCAAGTGCTATATGCATCAATTGCTTTCAGGTCTGCGCCATTGCCATGATAGGGGAATTCTGCATCGAGATATAAAGGGGTCAAACCTTTTGATTGATCAAAATGGGATGCTTAAGATCGCAGATTTCGGGCTTGCCAATCATTATGGTCCAAACCATGACCAGCCTCTCACAAACCGGGTTGTGACTCTGTGGTACAGAGCTCCTGAGTTGTTGTTAGGTTCCACAGATTATGGAGTTGGTATAGATCTATGGAGTGCTGGATGTCTCTTGGCAGAAATGTTTAAAGGAGTTCCAATCATGCCTGGTAAAACAGAGGTGATAGTGCTAAGAAGATAGCAGCCTTTTATATTTGAGTATTGCTGGCTATTTGTGAAATTGTGTTATGGTTGTCTGCATATCTTTTTGATATACTAATCATGAAGTTTTCTTGCTTCCAGGTTGAGCAACTGCATAGAATTTTCAGGCTATGTGGCACACCATCAGAGGAGTATTGGAGAAAATTAAAACTTTCGACAACTTTTAGACCACCAAAGTCTTATAGACCCAGCCTTGTAGAAACTTTCAGGGATCTCCCTCCATCTTCTTTAGGTCTCTTATGTACTCTTCTTGCTTTGGATCCTGCATTTCGGGGCAGTGCATCTAAAGCTCTTAACAATCAGGTGAGTGAAGTTAAAAATGGCTATTCCCGACTAATGTGTGATTCTGATACTGAACCATTAAACACTGCATAACTTTTATCCAtaagattgatttttttttttcaaaattccatTTTTGGTCTATGAAACTGCAATTTTGCATGCCAAATGCTTATTTTTGTGGATCCAAATTAATGGATACTTGTTACATAGTTTTTTAAGATCTTCTATCCAAAAGGTTTGATAAGGAATGACTAGGCGTAAGTTGTGAGATTTTTCTACTTCATGTAAATCTGGTCAAAAGGAAATCCTTGTTTGGCTTGATTTTACAAGAACAATAATTAGATGTATAGCTTTTTCCACTTAAATGAAGCATACCCCACTTTCAGCATAATCAACAGAGCATTTTTAGAATAAATGCTTGTGTATTAATGGTCTAACAAATTTGTGTACTTTGATTTCACAAATCATTTTCATGGTGAAACCTACATCATATACATTTTATGTTCCTGTGAAGACCCAATATTGACTCATTTGCTGATAATGTAGCAAAGTGGATTTAGAAATTCAGACTCAAACATGTGCAACCATATTAAGTTCACTTGTAATTCCTGATGAACAACTAGGAAATGATTACACGCCTAAAGTATTCTACATTTCACACATATGATAGAAGTATCTTTTTCCTGCAGTTTTTCTTTACAAGCCCCTTGGCATGTGATCTCTCTGGTCTTCCTGTGATCTCCAAACAAGAAGATGAGCATATTCGAGCCAATGAACAGATCAAGTAAGTCATCTTTAGCTATAAATGTATTAGGAATGGGTTCAGTCAGCTTGTGAACACAACTGCTCAGAGCATATGCATTATCATCGTACATGTCTAATAATGTGTGTGTCATTATTGGTCTATATCTTATTTTCTTAGTGAGAATTGTACATATGCGCACTGCATAGGCATACTCCTTGAACTTATGTTTTCATGTTATACTATGGATTTTTTTGTTGGCACTGATCCATTAacccatatatatattttctagtTCGatgattatataaaaaaattactgaTGAAAAGACTTCTAATTCAGCACTGACAAAGATATCTTATTGCTGTGCTGATGTGTACAGGTATATGAACTCTAAAATCAGGCGTTCTCGCACATATATGGAGCGTCGCAAGAATTTAGCATCTAATAAGACAATAGAACATACTGTATCATCTAAAGAGGTAGGTTTTAAAGGTTTTGCCTTAGAATTATACCTATGAGAAAGTGCCCTATAGTTAGATTCAAATTTTTGTTTGCCTACTTTGAGATAGAACCAAGCACTTCCCTGTTAAGTTTCCTTCTATTTGGTTTCCAACAGTTATGGTCGACTTGTTTCACATTATGCTAGAGAAAGTGTCTGTTTAATACACCTTTTGTGGTTAACGTTTCCACTTTCAATTTGGTCCCCACTTGTTACTGTGGTAACATTGTGCACATTTCAGGAGACCAAGTTATCAAATAAAGCTCGTGTTGTGTATCCAGGAGCACAACACTAAATAGAAAGATAAATACATCAATTGTTTAAAATTAGAGCAAGTACTGTGTTAAATGTCTTCTTTAtgttgttttattattttagttaTGTAAATGCGGCTGAACAACTAATTTGATGTATGGATCATTGGTTAAGTACATCGGTATTGCATACGCGTATTATTTCAGGAACAGCAATGTTATATGTTACGAAGGAAAATTGCAAGATGTGTCAATGCTAACTATGTTATTTGACAGAATGACAGGGTAGAGGGTGATCACAACCACTTCTTCTGTTTCGTATGGTAACTCTTAGTATTTTCATTTCAGGATATCAGAAGAAATGATGAGCCTGAAACTTACGTTCCAAGTGAAGAACCAGGGAGCACAACAAGTAGTACCTCATCTAGTGCAAACCCATCTGGGGCTAAGGATCACTCACCTTTATTTCCCCCTCTACTCCGGCCTTCAGATCAAAAGTTGCCCCCGAAAATCCATCGCCATGCTTATGTTGGTGGGAAAAGCATCAAGAACCTTCCCCCATCATCCAAGTCAAAACCAAATGCAGCCAAGAAAGATGACAGCAGATACAGACCAGACCAGGTTTTCAGGTCTGCTTCCACCAGAGAATTTAGAAACTCAAAACGGGAACAGCATTTACTCTTTGAAATTGATGATTAGGCAATCCTAGAATATGTAAACCAGCCTgtaatttttttgaataattattatttgATCTATTTTGAAAATTCCTCTACATATTCTTTGCCATGTTGGTGTAACTTGATTTATGGACCCATTCTCCTAAAGAAAAGATTTCCTTCTGTTCCTATAAGCATCAACTCAAGTTGCATGCTTGTCCAAATTTCTTTGACTACCTTGTAAATGAACATATATACTGTTTATATTACACATTTCTTAGGCATATCATAATGCAtactatttagtatttacataAAAGAACAATTCTTGGCACACACATTTATGTGCTATCACCTAAAGTCCTGCATATACAGCAGCATCAAATGTATCTGTGCTTTTATTCTGGTGAAGCAAAGTGTAAAGAGATGCTGATAACTGTGCATGTGTTGTGAGTAATTGGTGTAGCTTTATTGGTATTTAGGTTCCCAGTCAGGACAATCCTACATTTATGAAGTTAAGAAATTTGAACCGTTTGATTATCAGTCGGGGCATATATTTTACCAAAAGATTGGACGACAAAAATAAGCTTAAATTGTGAGACGATGAATCTTATTGAATGGTTCGAATTTTTCGACGGTGTAAATTTAGGAATTTAGTGTAGGGAATCCAAATTCGAACTTGAACTAAAATGTTGCTGCAAATTTTTTCTAGGGTTGTAAAATCTTTATGTAATCAGTTACTAAGTTACAAACATTGACCTTAAAAATAATGCAACTTGGAAGAATGAAGAAAGGAATGACTGTAACGTAGAGCTAGAGACATACAAATGTCTCAATTGAATATTAATTGATTATTTTGTGCTGAGGTATCAATAATTAAATTTGGTGTTTAGTTATCAAGCCTCGGCTGTCCACATCATACATTACGTGCAGTGAGTTGGGTTGTCACTTCTTATGATAACATTTGTCTATATATCTTGTAATCCTTCTTGCTTTTTTGTTGTACTCCTCTGTCGTTTGCTTCATAATCCTTTGATAGAGTTCACTTATTGAATTTGGACTAAGATATGCAGGGCAAAGAGACAATGATATTGAAGAGCAAAGAATTATTGATTGCTAATCACAAGCCTTGGTGCCATCTGTTTTGAACAATGAGACTCCAATGGTAATGTCCAAGTAGAAAATTCCAAACTGTAAGCATGGCAGGGTTAACTTCATTAGCATTTTTGGCTATTAACTTTTCCTTTTATTATGTTCTTGTGCAACCTCCAACTCAAGTCTAGGgagttataattttttatgcttggttatttccaattctttaagcAAACCATTTGAGCATTCATTCATATTCAAACATCATTTTTGCTCGAGCACACTCATTAGTTTAGTTTGGTAATTGGTATCACTTCTACTTCATAGTAACTTGATAAATCTTGGATGCTCTCAAAATTTTAGTGTGTACTTTCTCTAGAATGCGATTAATTTGTTTGATGACAAGCACTTGTCCAAGTGTGGTTGTCTTATCTAATAGATAAGTAGTAATTTTCCAATCTTTTTATAGCATCTTTACTTAGTAATCTTGTTTCTACGTTAGTTTTACATATAGTTTTGCTCTATTTTCATTTATCGCTATTTATATTCCTAGTTCAGTTTATTTTGTAGAGGAGAAAATGAATTTAACCCAATTTTGGTGTGTTTTTGCTAGTCATTTTAACGATGCAGCTCAGAAGCGTCGCAACGATGGGGAGTTAACTGATGATTTTACCACAACAAAGACACTTATAGAAGCTCATTCATTAGGTTTTAAGGTTCTAAGATGGATGAGTTAAACTTATAAGGTTCCAGGTTGTTGCCATGGGCTGGAGCTGAGTGAGAACTCCTCCTGAAGTCAACCAAACCAACTACTCTTATTATTCTCTTAAACAAGATTTAGTTAGGTAGATTAGTACTTAACGTGCAATCATTGAGACAATATCTTTTTATTACTGAACAACAAATTGAACACTTGCCAAGGATTATCAGGAAGTCTTCATTAACAAGGCTTCACAAGCTTGATATTAAGACAAGGTGAGTGTGAGAGAGTAGAAATTTGGAAAGGATGGAACTATTTTAATTGGACTTGGTGTGCCAAGATGATTGTGTATTTGGCAAGGATATTTTCTaggacaaggactttgttactATGAATACACAAAACTAGCAACTTTTTAGGGGAGTACCAAAATAGCATATTTTCATAAACGGAGgaatataaactttttttttggcagTGTCAAAAATCAGATTAAAtcctattaaaaataaaaaaaacatatttaacctaaATATTCATCTTGGCCGGCTTCTCAGCCACCCTACCTAAGGACATCCTAGCCGACCAAAAGTCATGCACCTGGGCATCCATCACAAGGTCTGACACGATGGCTCAGGAGAAAACGTCTCGCCCAACAGTGTCTGCTTGACCGAGATCAACAAGTCAAGATAAGGCGGCCCAAGGCCACTTATCCACTCAGACGTCAAGTACTACtgattttaatgattttattcATTAAAATCATATTATTTAGAGTTCTAAGTTTCTGAGAACCTCTTTCACTCAAACACTGACTTGAGCATCGAGTGTTTACCGCAGGTACCTCCTCCACGACCCACGCGCCATGCAACCTGAAGCTCTGCCCTGACTTCTAGGATAAACACGACGTAATTCTGTCGCAATCCATCACCTCAACTAAGAGAGATTCGCACCAGATTGTTTGGATTAGCACATCTATATCTATGAGAAAAGCTTAAATCTTATATGAATGTTTTAAGTTACTGTATTTGCTTTATTGGCTAGGGGCTAGGCCTCAAATATCTAGAATAAGATACAAAGGAAAGGTTCATTGTTAAATAATACGAATGTTTTAAGTTAAGGCCTAGCCAATAATCTCAAATATCTAGAATAAGATACAAAGGAAAGGTTCATTATTAAGATTTCAACTATCTCGGATCGTCTTTGGATAAGAAGTTAAGAACATAGAGCGCAcaccaaaaagaaaagaaactaaaGACAAGAATAAGAGTTTGAATTTTTGCTATTTTGATACAAATCATACTAATTTTCTCAAAAGACAAGCCAAGAAACCCTTGATGACATTTTGATTACAAACATATGTTCCAATTAACACAGCATGCCTCTTAATTCATTGTTTTCAATGTAAAATTTCTTATCTCACAATTATACATACATGATACACCATTGTCTTTCCTTTACAAAGCAaacctcttttcttttttcaaaattcTTACCTTCATAGCTGAGATTACTGAACATCTAATGGTTGATCATAACTCACACACCATAGCGAATATCGGTGAACTTGTTCTTGATCCACTTGAAGCTGTTTCTCACACTGGTTTTAACCTTTCCCTCCACTGTCAACACATTATAGGACTtgattctcttcttcctcttaagCTCTGGATCACTTGATGCATAAAACCCACTTCCCTTCTCGCTAGGTCCATTGAAATTGTATGACTTGGATCTTTCTCTACTAAACCCAAATTCTGTGTAGGAGCAGGAATATTCAGGAAATGACTTGCTTTTCTCCATCACCAAACACCCTCCTAGCTAGTTGTTTCAGAAATAAAAGTTCTCTTTGATCTCTCTATGCATGAAACAGGATATATTTGTATTACATGAGTCAAAATGGGACAAGCTGGTTGTGGGTTTTTAAGAGGGGAAGGGATCCATCATGATCCAGTGTGGTGGCACCCCATGTGTGATGTTGGATATTGGGACCCTTTTGGGTTTTGAGAATCATGAAGGTCATTGGTTGTGTGGGGAAGTTAGTGGGACACATTTCTAGAAGTAGATGCCATAATTCATTCATGTGAAAATTTTCTAATACTATCTCCTAAGGTTGAATTTGTTGAATTTGTTTGTTTGATTCATGCTAAAGCACACTTATAAaaagtagaaaaataaaaaatatttcacaaGTTTAATATAGTTTAGCACACTCTGTTTAATCTACAATctcaataaaatattttataatcgAACACTCaatatttcaaaaataactGTGGTAAATAAAACTCAACCAAACTCTTCATAATTATAATAactttttacttatttcttcctcgcactcctcaataTGGAACTTTAATTAATCTCTACTTTCTCTATTATTTTCCTTCACACTACTTGATTTAGGAATTGGATTTAGATGATTACCCACTTTGACTAATACATTATGAATTCTCATGGAAGTGGTATGGACCCACCCTCTTTAGTGGGTTGCTTTATTTAGTTTTTGATACTGAGATAAGGTTCCAGGCTTTGCTTTGAACAAATGCTAAATTGCCATTTGCTAGCTATTATACATTCACATTTATGTTTGTCTGGTCATGGGGATCTTGTAGTGTCCCAACCATTTCCCTATGAAAAGAAAATGGGAGTCATCTCCCACTTTATGTCAAAATCAGTGCCTTAGTGCTATGTGGACCTTGGGCTTTCATGCAGAGATTAAAGATTGAAAAGATTACCTTGATCCATCTGCTGTAtgtgaaatattatatatttggcttaatccagtttttggtccccatcctttgtcataaatatggctttagtccctcgtcggagcaaaggtggggattggtccccagtttttggcaaaatagttggctttggtccttccggccggttgggtcaacgccggagctctgccagctgatgtggctcttgccacgtcaattaatgagcttaggtggaatatttatttattttttatttaatttaaaaaaaaactcagattaatcaccatcattcaatcttcatcttcatcatcctcaacttcatcttttctttcccAGAAACCCAATTTGAAACTTCccctaattaaattaaattgatcttcatcatcatttcatcatcttcatgaaCATAACACAAGCACAAGCAACAACCACGCCCAGCTAGGAGAATCACAGCACCAACAGATACGCAAGAACAGAATCCATAGGCACCAGAAGCTCAGATCTGGTCCGTCCCAACCACCTTCTTAAACTCCCAAAAGTTCAGATCTGTCACCACCAAACTGATGCCTTCATCGCGCGAGGTTCAGATCGGCGCTTCAGGTCCTCAATCTCGTCTGTTACCACCACGCCATCGTTCTCACTTCTCTGCATGGAAGCTAAAGTTTTGAGAAGATTTGCTGAGTATCATCCATCCACCGCAGCAAATAATACCCATTTACACAAAAACAACAAAGCCAACACCTTTCTTTGCCCCGTGTTCCTTTTGCTATAAAACTTCAGCCTTTACCCATACATGCGTGGAGGAGGTGTATTTTGATGGTGGCATCAGTTCTGGGTATTGCAAAAGGATTAAGTGAAGGAGGTTGGTGGTGCTTGATGAATATTCTTTGTGTAATATGGGTTAGAGTTATGATTTTGTGGCATTGGAGTTCTGGGTATTGCAAAAGGATTTTGTTGAATTTCCtctttttaatgattttatttaaatagtATATGAGGTTAATTAGGGACATAATTACTGgggctaatttttttttttaaatttcaaaaaataaataaataaaaattccaCCTAAGCTCATTAAATGACATGACAATGCCCCACATGAGcttcccggagctccggcgttgaccctaCCGGtcggaaggaccaaagccaactattttgccaaaaactggggaccaatccccacctttgctccggcgagggactaaagccatatttatgacaaaggatggggaccaaaaactggattaagcctataTATTTCCAACGAACAATCAATCTAACATATGTTTTAGTGGCGATTTTTAACCACCATAAACATTAGCTGCCATTTTAAAATGCCATTgaactatatatataaattgaATGTTGCTGGAAAGCATATGTTGGAGTAACATTAGCATTGTATAATTGACCAAATTCACATCATTATTAATTGAAGAAATTGGACAAAACCATCTGTCATACACATTTTCTGAACAAATGTTTGATGATTGAATATCAGAAATTAATCTCCTTCTAAATCTTACCCAACCTAATAACTTTTCTTTATCGATCTCACATAATTGAGGGAAGTCATCAGGTTGTGCTGTCACATATCTACTGCATGTTGATTTctaatgaaattttattttactataaAAGTACAAAGATAAAATAGAGTCTACTATTTGATACAAAACGAAAATTAAAGACACTTGGTCTTGGATACAGGTAGTAGACCCACATGTATGGCAGTATGAGTACCAATTCAAGTGGCTTATAAAAGCTTTGGCTCTCCTTATCGTATAGACTCCAATATATTTATAGCTTAATGGATCAGTTGGTCAACTCAGCAATCAGAAACTTGATGAATCTTCACAAGTTGAGAACGATGTATAAAGGAAATTGCAATTGCATGGAcaaggaaaaaggaaagaaagaaaaaaagtaatCAAGTTCTGTTATAAGCTAAACTGGATCATACTCCTATTATCAAGATTAAGCATCTATATATGCTGTCTGGACTCAAAATCTAGAAGAAATTGAAAGCCTCTACCGAGAAAAGATGCTGCAAAGGGACCTTGCTGATTCCTGACTACCATCATGGCTCATGGATCTTTTTTGCAACCTAAAACATCAATATCATGAAGGTTTATGTCCCCTTCTTTTTCCTCTATGAAATCATTCTCCAGGAAGTTCTAAGGAATATTCTAAATGCCCTGATTTTACAGGAGTGGCGGTTTCCCACGCAACCTTGCAATTATCTTATAAGTGTGTCGCCTTAAGTCTGCTCGGCTGATTGGTGGACGAGACGAATCTCGCTTGTGGACATCTTTGGCCGGTCAACATGGTATCTTCTTAGCTGTGGAACTTTCGGGTTGCCCAAGATAACATTAAGCCTATCTAGTAACCTTTTGGGCAGACTGGAACactgtttcaaaaaaaagatgaagTCAAGAAGTCCTTATGCATAGTAGGACAATATCACTTCTTAGTTCTTAGACTCGTATGTGATATGTGTTAACATTTTCCTGTCCTGTGATTTAACATTTTTCTAATTTGAAAGTTAGAGGATGCCTAATAGGTGTAGATTATGCTAAATCTCAAAGAGTTAGTGTCGATTTCTTAATCAGCATCTCAATTATTGTTGAGGACCACAATTAGTTAAAGTCAAGATAGTAGGAATACTTCCCTGACTTGTACGACTAAATTTCATGCTTAAAAGCAAGCATGCAAGTAATTAATAACTTGGTTTTGCATGCGTCGTCATCCAAATTAAAGTTGATTACAGCAAAGCCAGACATCATAATGCAACAAGTGACACCACCAGAAGCATGCCTTCAGCATGCACTTAATTgtgattatttttttaagttaatGATGAGTCGTACTCGTACTAGTTAGTGTACAACATTCATTGAACCACATTCCACTACTCAATTGCCTATTCTCTTTTGTTATTGTTAGGTTCAATCCTCTAGCAGATTTCTTTGCTCATCCAATAATGATATGCAATGATTCACTTTAATCAATTGTTATGTTAAATTtaattgagtaaaatacactcacccccctcaaggtttgcaagaatgacactccaccccattgttttttaaaatctacactccaccccattttttataaaaggcaaaatttagtgatgaaaacaaattcgtcactaataaaaaataattattaattagttaaaatttaaataaattaaatgcatatacactatcatacatcaatttatgaaaataaatttactaaattaaattttaaaaaaccatcgactctgtctgttaagtccatgtctcatctatctccaaatcatatttctcaccacaaacggtcaccaccaaacctttgcttcctttaacacgacgacaaccatcccagaatatgaaaccccatggcaccaccatgcttcaaagttttgttgcgacctgaaccccagaacgtgaatcgcacatccccaaagccacttgttcaactacttggtgtgaacttcacccctttaagttgtgagcgaacgctttgttggtttaagatgttgttggattttgttaaaaacggtgctccaccgcatcgttgggttctaataacctccgatccacttcatatttcttaattttgtttatctattttcttcacccatttgtgttgctttttgggtctacaatccaatttaaaaaattggaggtataaatagattatttgattaaaattgaattattaccaaatatgaaaacacaagcatgttttactatgttcgagatatggtttgtcaacCAGTCATGTGtactattgcagaatttgcattgtgaatttacggaggaagaacgcgattgagagaatgaggaggactgtgatgttttcatttttatatttattggattatattgaaaatattttttgaaattattgattaacaatttaaataataactaattattaatgaagaatatttttcgtcactaaatttgcctatatataaaatggggtggggtgtagattttagataagaatggggtgaagtgttattctaacaaaacttgagggggtgagtgtactttactcaatTTAATTACTTGAGATTGCGTGCATTAAATCTGCTGCCATACCACATTAATCATGTCTCACAGTACTGTTTTTTTTAACTGTTATAATGATTATATTAGGGAAGCTTAAGTTGGTGAATACTAGCTACTACTAAATTTACTCTGCAGGTAGTTTCTAAAATGAACTTTTACAAAGTAATGGGTCCATATGTGATGATTTTTGTAGAAAAAAAACAGGGAAGGTGGGTGGTTAATGAGAGTGTAGTGAGATTGGGGAACTAGCTAGTGATGAGGCACCCTTAAATGCAAGGCTTCCAATAACAATGCACATGTACTCCTCTTA is a window of Lotus japonicus ecotype B-129 chromosome 5, LjGifu_v1.2 DNA encoding:
- the LOC130720126 gene encoding probable serine/threonine-protein kinase At1g54610, which encodes MGCVQAKAMEEGGGSGYRGIDRLKMESGYVASSDFVAHRRSTGQRHDEEPRKQKAEPGAGNGERRELADVGGVGKRDADVGRGSKKLPNKSFEDEMVDGWPKWFVENVPVQALAGLVPKSAESYKMIDKVGQGTYSNVYKALDRETGEIVALKKVRFNTSEPESIKFMAREIMILQKLDHPNVVKLKGLATSRMHYSIYLVFEFMPTDLARVITRSEERLTEPQVKCYMHQLLSGLRHCHDRGILHRDIKGSNLLIDQNGMLKIADFGLANHYGPNHDQPLTNRVVTLWYRAPELLLGSTDYGVGIDLWSAGCLLAEMFKGVPIMPGKTEVEQLHRIFRLCGTPSEEYWRKLKLSTTFRPPKSYRPSLVETFRDLPPSSLGLLCTLLALDPAFRGSASKALNNQFFFTSPLACDLSGLPVISKQEDEHIRANEQIKYMNSKIRRSRTYMERRKNLASNKTIEHTVSSKEDIRRNDEPETYVPSEEPGSTTSSTSSSANPSGAKDHSPLFPPLLRPSDQKLPPKIHRHAYVGGKSIKNLPPSSKSKPNAAKKDDSRYRPDQVFRSASTREFRNSKREQHLLFEIDD